The following proteins are encoded in a genomic region of Bacillus sp. FJAT-22090:
- the yabQ gene encoding spore cortex biosynthesis protein YabQ — translation MTLSLQFLSLLLMIASGILVGAIIEGTRFVTESFSKRSFVYKYRVGLEIIIWISLGLGTFYLLYEVRDGIWRIYDPLAQIVGILLYEQLFQPVFRLAGRIFLSLIVKPIWFIIRLFIKIIRKIIQLIVIIVLFITKPFQYVYKKTIHLALQKKPNFRYNKKYTKN, via the coding sequence ATGACACTCTCTCTACAATTTCTAAGCTTATTATTGATGATAGCGAGTGGAATTCTAGTTGGTGCAATTATCGAAGGAACGCGCTTTGTAACGGAAAGCTTTTCAAAGCGTTCCTTCGTTTATAAATATCGAGTCGGTTTAGAGATAATTATATGGATTTCTCTAGGGTTGGGAACTTTTTACTTACTTTATGAAGTTCGAGATGGCATATGGAGAATATATGATCCACTTGCACAAATAGTAGGAATCCTTTTATACGAACAACTCTTTCAGCCAGTTTTTCGATTGGCGGGAAGGATTTTTTTAAGTTTAATCGTTAAGCCCATTTGGTTTATTATTCGTTTGTTCATAAAAATCATTCGCAAAATAATACAATTGATTGTTATTATAGTCTTATTTATAACTAAACCTTTTCAATACGTTTATAAAAAAACAATTCATTTGGCCCTTCAGAAAAAACCAAACTTCCGTTATAATAAAAAGTACACTAAAAATTGA